A genomic window from Cardiocondyla obscurior isolate alpha-2009 linkage group LG02, Cobs3.1, whole genome shotgun sequence includes:
- the LOC139113230 gene encoding coiled-coil domain-containing protein 112 has translation MNGIIHEVDKREKRIPPCGKVRSAESARCRKSLLKLKQQEYLMEKSLASLMENMKLAPEVLRPVLHNMSDISKNRGIFLDNTRKPLEEITRELQLAQSVTNCRERIEKLDINTYKQRLLRLSQKIRDLQESCQLQTTTLSQEQTALESELREFESNLHKYENATGSIGKPMSSASSKEKKKCHDYKEIEDFHELIAKTGRTDNWSDEDHLLFLKIRKKCGNIPALVAAIRVKCPDLTAETIVNHEAWYKVYLRLREKQRSSVKEWRREKEMEKIKIINREDEVRTEALEKIPRESRNSNSTEDLSISVMDKCKKRITKTDNSIDINSKKKELIRQWKMERENKRLKDEEQLRILTESKFAAQEKRKRERLERLREVLAERREKKLIEVSSEDLKDDLKTRPKYNPMLIKAFRKQDAEYTKRKKNLITLRRSAKNQTVKIVRSQIVKKPDHSTLLNSTTVWREKCRSNDSDTREPKKLQYIKDVPRLYVHWRNEESSEIKDALTFS, from the exons ATGAACGGAATTATTCACGAGGTagataagagagaaaaacgaaTCCCGCCGTGTGGGAAAGTGCGCTCCGCTGAAAGCGCGAGATGCAGGAAATCCCTGTTGAAGCTAAAGCAGCAAGAGTACTTGATGGAAAAGAGTCTCGCCAGCTTGATGGAGAACATGAAACTGGCACCAGAAGTTCTACGACCCGTTTTGCATAATATGAGTGACATCTCGAAAAACAG GGGAATTTTTCTGGACAACACGAGAAAACCGTTGGAGGAAATTACTCGGGAATTGCAATTGGCACAATCAGTTACGAATTGTCGCGAGCGGATCGAAAAATTAG acataaatacatataagcaACGACTTCTAAGATTGTCGCAAAAAATTCGGGACCTTCAAGAATCCTGCCAGTTGCAAACTACAACTTTATCGCAGGAGCAAACTGCTCTCGAATCTGAATTACGTGAATTTGAATCGAATTTACATAAGTATGAGAATGCAACCGGTAGTATCGGCAAACCGATGTCCAGCGCGTCTtctaaagaaaagaaaaagtgccATGATTATAAGGAGATCGAGGACTTCCACGAGTTAATTGCTAAAACAG GCCGTACTGATAACTGGAGCGACGAGGATCACTTGTTGTTTCTGAAAATACGGAAGAAGTGCGGTAACATTCCTGCCTTAGTGGCTGCCATTCGAGTTAAATGTCCAGATCTGACAGCAGAGACTATAGTGAATCACGAGGCTTGGTACAAGGTTTATTTGAGATTACGTGAAAAGCAACGATCAAGCGTTAAAGAGTggcggagagaaaaagaaatggagaaaataaagataataaatcgcGAGGATGAAGTTAGGACCGAGGCTTTAGAGAAAATCCCGCGAGAAAGTAGAAACTCTAATAGTACAGAAGATCTTTCGATTTCCGTTATggataaatgcaaaaaaagaataacGAAGACTGACAATTCAATTGAcattaatagtaaaaaaaaagaattaataagacaatggaaaatggaaagagagaataaaCGTTTGAAAGACGAGGagcaattgagaattttgacGGAATCGAAGTTTGCCGCGCaagaaaaacgtaaaagagAAAGGTTGGAAAGACTTCGGGAAGTTTTGGCGGAGcgtcgcgagaaaaaattgattgaaGTTTCTTCCGAAGATTTAAAAGACGATTTAAAAACGAGACCAAAGTACAATCCGATGTTGATTAAGGCTTTCAG GAAACAAGATGCAGAatacacaaaaagaaaaaaaaatttaataacccTACGGAGATCGGCTAAAAATCAAACGGTAAAGATTGTAAGATCGCAAATCGTAAAGAAACCTGATCACTCGACTTTATTAAATTCGACTACAGTATggagagaaaaatgtagaagTAATGATTCTGACACGAGAGAGCCGAAAAAACTACAATACATTAAAGACGTTCCCCGCTT atacGTTCACTGGAGAAATGAGGAATCGTCGGAGATCAAGGATGCTTTGACGTTTTCTTAA